CGCGGAGCGGACACGGCGAGGCAGCGTCGACTGGAAGCGGCTGCCCCTGTCCGGCGTCTCCGCCCAGGACCTGGAGGGCTATCTCTACTGGCTCCACCGGACGAAGCGGCTGCCGGGGGCGCGGCTCTGCGGCCAGCATGAATGGGAGTACGCGGCCCGGGGCGCGGATGGGCGGCGCTACCCGCATGGTGACTCACTCCAGTCCGACGACGCCAACATCGACGCGACGTATGACCGGCGACCCCGGGCCTTCGGCCCCGACGCGGTGGGAGAGCACCCCGCGTCGGTGAGCCCCTTCGGGCTGGAGGACATGGCAGGCAATGCCTATGAGCTCACGCGCTCGGTGACGCCGGAGTTCGGCAGCGTCGTCCTGAGGGGAGGCTCCTGGTATTACGACTCCTTCGTCGCGGCCAGCGCCGACCTCTCCCCCGGTGACGCGACCGCGAGGGATGTCAGGATTGGCGTGCGCGTCTGTGCTTCATTCGAACCGCATTGAGGGGACGGGGGCTCAGCCCGTCACGAACAAGCGGCTCGGGCAGCCGTCGTAGTCGATGGTGCGGTCGAGCCGCATCCCAAGCCGCTCCACCACGCGCAGGGACGCCGTGTTGTCCGGGTGGATGATGGCCACCAGGGGGACGTCCGGGAGGTGCTTCGCGGCCAGCGCCAGGGCGAAGCGGGAGACCTCGGTTGCATAGCCGGCGCCCCAGGTCTGGGGAGCGAAGCGGTAGGCGAGGTTCAGCACCCGCTGCCCCTCGAGCTCCTTGTGGCGCACACCGCCGAGTCCGACGACGACGCCGGGCGCATCCAGCCGCTCCACCAGCCAGTAGCCGACGCCCTCGCGCGCCCAGTCCTCCAGCCACAGCCCCAAGGTCTTCCGCGCGTCGTCCAGCGTGCGCATGTATCCGGCGCGGCTGAACCGGTTCGTCGCCGGGTCCGAGTGGAGCGCGAACACCGCCTCCAGGTCATTTGCGCTCACCGCGCGGAGCAGCAGCCGTTCGGTCGTCGCGCGCTCGAAGTCCTGAATCATGGCCGGCAGCTTGCGCGAAGCCGTCGTCCCAGGCGAGCACACACGCCACGTACGGCAGGTGAAGCCCCCGATTCATCTCACCGAGGAGATGCGAACCAGTCCCAGTCCTCCGCGGCGAGGGGCAGCTCCTGGCTCCAGCGGCGCCACGCCAGCACCTCCGCGCGCCATGCATCCACTCCACCCCGGAGCGGCCAGGCGCGTGAGACAGCTCCCTGGGCGGACCGCGTGAAGTTGAGCAGCAGCATGCGGTTGACGCGCTCGACGACCGCCGGCGTCGCTCCGGCGCGCAGTTGGAAGTCCGCGCTGAACAGGGCGCCCTCCTCCCGGACGGAGCTCTCCGGGCGCGCTGCGGGGATGAACGGCCACAACCCCAGCAGAGGGGGCTCCACGCCCTCCAGCAGCGCCGCGTGCACCCGGTCGTGTCCGTCCAGCACCAGCCACTTCGCCAGGATGTCCACGTAGAGCAGGAGCGTGGGCGGCAACGTCCCGTCCTTCGCGCGCTTGCGCCAGCTCTTCACCCGGCCGTCATCGCTGGCCGACGGCGCACGGAGCGCGAGCACGGCCCCCGGTCGCTGCGCCGGCAGCGTCTCCCACCAGTCCTCGTTCCAGGCCCCGCTGAAGCGCGGCACGGCGTCCAGGGAGTGCGGCGGCTGTAGCGGCTGACCGAACCTCCACTCCATGGGCGAGACGGGGTGGCGCTCCGCCTTGTCGGCGGAGATGGCGCGCACGGGGCTCAGACACCAGCGTCCCGCGTGGAGCACCGGCGAAGGCGCCTCCACGAGCGTGCGCGCCAGCCGCCATCCCCAGGCTTCCCACCAACCCTCGGAACCCGGGGCCTGCGTCACGGCGCGGACGTCGGGCGCGGTCAGCGGAGGAAGGCTCCAAGGCGCGTGCGTCTTCCCACGAAGGAAGACGGCTCGGTCCCACCACGTGTCGATGCGGGCCCAGAGCAGCGGCTGTCCCCCGCTCATCAAGCGGAGCCGGTAGTCCGAAGCCGCTTCCAGGTGCAGGGCAGGCCGCGCTCGCCAGGGCCCCGTCGCGGGCACTTCCAACAACAGCCCAGG
This region of Corallococcus silvisoli genomic DNA includes:
- a CDS encoding GNAT family N-acetyltransferase; this translates as MIQDFERATTERLLLRAVSANDLEAVFALHSDPATNRFSRAGYMRTLDDARKTLGLWLEDWAREGVGYWLVERLDAPGVVVGLGGVRHKELEGQRVLNLAYRFAPQTWGAGYATEVSRFALALAAKHLPDVPLVAIIHPDNTASLRVVERLGMRLDRTIDYDGCPSRLFVTG